A single genomic interval of Ramlibacter sp. harbors:
- the ispH gene encoding 4-hydroxy-3-methylbut-2-enyl diphosphate reductase has translation MTSAKEIILAEPRGFCAGVDRAIEIVERALAKFGAPIYVRHEIVHNTYVVNDLKAKGAVFIEDLSDVPPGATLVFSAHGVSKAVQQEAQARGFSIFDATCPLVTKVHVEVAKLAREGYEFIMIGHKGHPEVEGTMGQLDHGIHLVEDVDDVARVQPAQTERLAVVTQTTLSVDDAADIAAAVRRRFPKVREPKQQDICYATQNRQDAIKIMSPQVELMIVVGSPTSSNSNRLAELARKLGVESYMVDSADELQPAWLEGKARVGLTAGASAPEILVSEVIDRIKALGAVAVRRMEGIEETIKFPLPKGLRLDDSQVNPVSLLHATGPHE, from the coding sequence ATGACTAGCGCCAAGGAAATCATCCTGGCCGAGCCGCGCGGCTTCTGCGCGGGCGTGGACCGCGCGATCGAGATCGTGGAACGCGCGCTGGCCAAGTTCGGCGCTCCCATCTATGTGCGCCACGAGATCGTGCACAACACCTACGTGGTGAATGACCTGAAAGCCAAGGGTGCGGTCTTCATCGAAGACCTGTCCGACGTGCCGCCCGGCGCCACGCTGGTGTTCAGCGCGCATGGCGTGAGCAAGGCCGTGCAGCAGGAGGCGCAAGCCCGCGGCTTCAGCATCTTCGACGCCACCTGCCCGTTGGTGACCAAGGTGCACGTCGAAGTGGCCAAGCTCGCGCGTGAAGGCTACGAGTTCATCATGATCGGCCACAAGGGCCACCCCGAGGTGGAGGGCACCATGGGCCAGCTCGACCACGGCATCCACCTGGTGGAAGACGTGGACGATGTGGCCCGGGTCCAGCCGGCGCAGACCGAGCGGCTGGCCGTGGTCACGCAGACCACGCTGAGCGTGGACGACGCGGCCGACATTGCCGCGGCCGTGCGCCGCCGCTTCCCCAAGGTGCGTGAGCCCAAGCAGCAGGACATCTGCTACGCCACGCAGAACCGGCAGGACGCCATCAAGATCATGTCGCCCCAGGTGGAGCTGATGATCGTGGTGGGCAGCCCCACCAGTTCCAACAGCAACCGCCTGGCCGAGCTGGCGCGCAAGCTCGGCGTTGAAAGCTACATGGTCGATTCCGCCGACGAGCTCCAGCCGGCCTGGCTGGAGGGCAAGGCCCGCGTGGGCCTGACCGCGGGCGCCTCGGCGCCTGAAATCCTGGTGTCCGAGGTGATTGACCGCATCAAGGCGCTCGGGGCCGTCGCGGTGCGCCGGATGGAAGGCATTGAAGAGACCATCAAGTTCCCGCTGCCCAAGGGGCTGCGCCTGGACGACTCGCAGGTCAACCCCGTGAGCCTGCTGCACGCGACCGGGCCACACGAATGA